In Humulus lupulus chromosome 6, drHumLupu1.1, whole genome shotgun sequence, a single genomic region encodes these proteins:
- the LOC133783483 gene encoding PRA1 family protein G2-like, translated as MVMNMNRASQSHRENDTTATTTTTTTTTTIPISPTDLITRSFHNLSAAASRGRPWPEFAASSAIDRPHSLSTALRRMQTNAKRFRVNYAFLLCSCAAISLLGTPLLLVVAATIAALWLLLYFFREDPLVLWGHQVGDRTLLLVLLVVSMVALWLTNIEGSLVMAAGIGILLCAVHALLMNPDGFFLDEDEAVSANLIQPQPPQPPSTSISV; from the coding sequence ATGGTTATGAACATGAATAGAGCTTCTCAATCCCATCGTGAGAATGACaccaccgccaccaccaccaccaccaccaccaccactaccataCCCATCTCCCCCACCGACCTCATCACAAGATCATTCCACAACCTCTCAGCAGCCGCCTCCCGGGGCCGTCCATGGCCGGAGTTCGCCGCTTCCTCAGCTATCGACCGACCCCACTCGCTATCCACAGCTCTCCGCCGAATGCAGACCAATGCCAAGCGCTTCCGCGTCAACTACGCCTTCCTGTTGTGTAGCTGCGCTGCCATCTCCCTCCTCGGAACACCCCTCTTGCTGGTGGTTGCAGCCACCATAGCAGCCCTCTGGCTGCTCCTCTACTTCTTTAGAGAAGACCCTTTGGTGCTCTGGGGCCACCAGGTCGGCGATCGGACCCTGCTGCTGGTGCTGCTCGTTGTCTCCATGGTGGCCTTGTGGCTAACCAACATTGAGGGGAGTCTGGTCATGGCTGCTGGAATTGGGATCTTGTTGTGTGCGGTTCATGCTCTTCTTATGAACCCAGATGGCTTCTTTCTCGATGAGGATGAAGCCGTGTCTGCCAACCTCATCCAGCCACAGCCACCGCAACCACCATCTACGTCCATCTCCGTTTGA